From Mus musculus strain C57BL/6J chromosome 8, GRCm38.p6 C57BL/6J, a single genomic window includes:
- the Got2 gene encoding aspartate aminotransferase, mitochondrial translates to MALLHSSRILSGMAAAFHPGLAAAASARASSWWTHVEMGPPDPILGVTEAFKRDTNSKKMNLGVGAYRDDNGKPYVLPSVRKAEAQIAAKNLDKEYLPIGGLAEFCKASAELALGENNEVLKSGRFVTVQTISGTGALRVGASFLQRFFKFSRDVFLPKPSWGNHTPIFRDAGMQLQGYRYYDPKTCGFDFSGALEDISKIPEQSVLLLHACAHNPTGVDPRPEQWKEIASVVKKKNLFAFFDMAYQGFASGDGDKDAWAVRHFIEQGINVCLCQSYAKNMGLYGERVGAFTVVCKDAEEAKRVESQLKILIRPLYSNPPLNGARIAATILTSPDLRKQWLQEVKGMADRIISMRTQLVSNLKKEGSSHNWQHITDQIGMFCFTGLKPEQVERLTKEFSVYMTKDGRISVAGVTSGNVGYLAHAIHQVTK, encoded by the exons CTCCTGGTGGACCCATGTTGAAATGGGACCTCCAGATCCCATCCTGGGCGTTACCGAAGCCTTCAAGAGAGATACCAACAGCAAGAAGATGAACCTGGGAGTTGGTGCCTACCGGGATGATAACGGAAAACCTTACGTGCTCCCCAGTGTCCGGAAG GCAGAGGCCCAGATTGCTGCAAAAAATTTGGACAAAGAATACCTGCCCATTGGGGGACTGGCTGAATTCTGTAAGGCTTCTGCAGAACTGGCCCTGGGCGAGAACAATGAAGTGTTGAAAAGCGGCCGG TTCGTCACTGTGCAGACCATTTCCGGGACTGGAGCCTTAAGGGTCGGGGCCAGttttctg CAAAGGTTTTTTAAGTTCAGCCGAGATGTCTTTCTGCCCAAACCATCCTGGGGAAATCACACGCCCATCTTCAGGGATGCCGGCATGCAGCTCCAAGGTTATCGCTACTATGACCCCAAGACTTGCGGTTTTGACTTCTCTGGAGCCCTAGAAGACATATCA AAAATCCCAGAGCAGAGTGTCCTCCTCCTGCATGCCTGCGCTCACAACCCCACCGGCGTGGACCCGCGTCCCGAGCAGTGGAAGGAGATAGCGTCCGTGGTGAAG AAAAAGAATCTCTTCGCATTCTTTGACATGGCCTACCAAGGCTTTGCCAGCGGTGATGGTGATAAGGATGCCTGGGCCGTGCGGCACTTCATCGAGCAGGGCATCAATGTCTGCCTCTGCCAATCGTATGCCAAGAACATGGGCCTGTACG GTGAGCGTGTGGGAGCCTTCACGGTGGTCTGCAAAGATGCAGAAGAAGCCAAAAGGGTGGAGTCACAGCTGAAGATCTTGATCCGTCCCCTGTATTCCAACCCACCTCTCAATGGGGCCCGGATCGCAGCAACCATCCTGACTTCTCCAGACTTGCGGAAGCAATG GTTGCAAGAGGTGAAAGGCATGGCTGACCGCATCATCAGCATGAGGACCCAGCTGGTCTCCAACCTGAAGAAAGAGGGCTCTTCCCACAACTGGCAGCACATCACCGACCAGATCGGCATGTTCTGTTTCACCGGCCTAAAGCCAGAGCAG GTAGAGCGGCTGACCAAGGAGTTCTCGGTCTACATGACAAAGGATGGCCGAATCTCCGTGGCAGGGGTCACCTCTGGCAATGTGGGCTACCTTGCCCATGCCATTCACCAGGTCACCAAGTAA